In Centroberyx gerrardi isolate f3 chromosome 14, fCenGer3.hap1.cur.20231027, whole genome shotgun sequence, the genomic stretch attttttatatatatttgtgcCACCTGATGGAGCCTAATGTAATGTTTTAATATGTCTTATTAGCATTatgtagtgcagctttaaccatcGCTAAATTATTCAGAGAGGTTTCGAAAGGAATCGGATATCACTGTATTTGCAGATATCCCTTTAATTTCTCTTGATTGCAATAGTGCAAAGTTACAGAGGTCTCATGACATGCAAACACTGACGCATATAATGCAGagagacagtgcaagacatatgCTACACACTGCACTGGACATAACTACATAAATACATTAAGTATCAGGGGACAAATATAATAGTGGCACCATTGTAGTCGCAGCAGTATGACAGCAGCTGAAGCCACAGTGGTAAGTGTCCATTAGTGCAGCTGTCCGGTGGACCATTGAGGCAGTGAGGCAGTGTATGATGGGATGGAATGGAGCATTATAAAAcaaagtgtttcctctgtaattttatgcagctgtggtgcttGGGGAGGGATAATTCTAGTTTTGTCCCATATCTGTCGCTGTTTGGGTTATGTTTCAAGTTGAGGTTGAGTGgtgctaaaaatgtttttaatcataataaaagcattacttctaaaacatttgGACTACACTTATTTTTAGATGGTGGTAAGACTAAATTGCATTCCTAAGGGGAAGTCCACCCGTCCCTTATCCATTATACTTATCAAGGTCAAAGCACCCAGAATCCCAGACTCCAACGGCCAAAGACTCTGATCTTTagtcctgtctttctctcaaaGACCCACACCCTCCCTTGCTCATTTGCAATTCCCCACTGTACAACCAGCACTCCATCTAGTGGAGAATGCTCAGGAGGTCAGTTAAGAGGGAACTGGAAGGTGCACATTCAGACTTAAACATTTCTCCAAACTTGACAGCTATTAGTGTGGACGGCATCAAAGCCCCAGCGCCCATGGAGAGACGCACTCTCTTCGACAGTAAACTGCAGCAGAGGGTCTAGCTGATGTTCAGGCCTGGAAATGCCTGTGAACCTTCCATGTAGCTGATTATTCAAGCACTGGCAGTCTTCAGCAGTCTCTGGCAGGTGGGTGCAGGCCCTGCACACAGTTCAACTCCTCTGATGGCGCAGGTCCCGCTTTCCTCCAGGTGCGATCCACATCAGTGGGATCAGTGTTGTGAACAGCCCAGATGTAGAGTCTGCCACATGGCTGCAGTTATAATTGCCACAAGGACATTCACAGGATGAGGTGATGCTCTCTGATGTGCAGATCTGTTATAAGGAGTTTTACAAACTCCACATTAGGACAAACATGAGCTACATAAGTTCATACTTTATAGAAGCTTGAACACAAAAAAGAGTAGGTAACTTGCATATCTTATTGTCCAATATTTTGCCAGTTTATTTAACCAAAGCAACTAATTCGTTCAGATTGTTTTGACCTTATTGATGCCTGTCTTGTAAAAGTACCTAATACTACAGATGaattaaattacaaaaaaaaaaagaaacgtatTTAGATAAAATGCACTGAATAAGCAAACACAAAGCAGGCGCTATCGGCAAGGTGCGGAAATGGCTGCGGAGCAGAGCACAGGTGTCTTCCGACCATGTGATTGGCCGGGAGCTAACTAGGCTCGTGTGTTTGTCATAAACTCGGTATTTGTAGGCCTGGTTGCCGTGGAAACGTCAGAGCCTGCTAGTGAAAAAAGCTTACTTCTCAATACGGTGGTTGATACATGCATAATACATATCAATCATACGTTTCCCTACCCAGTTTGAACACTTAGCTGACTTGATAACATGCAAGTACAGGTAACTGCATCACTTTAGTCGGGAGCTAGCTAGGCTTATGTGTATTTTAGTAGGCCTAGCGTTAGTTGTGAAACTGCTGGTGAAAATTTCGGTGGTTGGAAACATCCATAATGCTGACTTGATAACATGGGGAGAAATCTTCCGGAACACGTGGGATCGCAGATCTATGTGGGTATGTTCCTTTCTACAGTCGGAGCACGATTCGGTAAGATGCTATGACGATTGGCCAGGGAGGCGTGCGCATCCCACCCACCCGGCCCGCTGCAGGCAAACGCCGGCGTCCAAATGGTACGGACCCTGTGATTCAGTTTCACGTGGGGTGTACATGCTATGAAACATTGGAAGGTCTTTGCTGGACTGGAGTATGGTTGTGTGAAGTCAAACAAACTATATATGAACGCGCACATCCTTTAATTCCATTGGTTTGTATAGATAACCTAACATTAGCTTTATCCTATTTGTCGGAATACGAAGCAGCAGGTGTGGGTGTCATAAAACGCCCAAGTGTCAGATTTTGCAATAACGTTACTCACATTGCCACACTTGCAAACACGTTAATTTATTTTGCTGGCCGTGGTAGCAGTCATGGACAATATAAAAGATGGATGGTTTACGGAGACATGCACGTTGTGGCCGGGGCAAGCGATGAGTCTCCAAGTGGAAGAGGTCCTCTACCACAAGAAATCAAAATTTCAAGATGTTATGGTTTTTAAGAGGTGAGTACTTAAGCTAGATAACTTGGCTACCAAGCTATGCTAACTAACTATTAGCGTTAGCTAGCAATGAGCAGCCTGACCCTAGCGTCAGCTAAAGTTTATCCATCTGCTAACTTTACTTGTGATTTGTTCCTTTGCCCCACGTTTTTGTCAATGAATGAGCTCGTTGGCAACAGACATATAGCGAGGGTCTCTCCAGGCTTGTTAAAGAGTAACGTTAAACGTAAATGACAGGCTAACAACAATGGCTAACAGTCATGTGCTACACAGCCAGCAAACGCTACCCAAGGTAGCCAGTTTAGCTAGGAGGGTTAGCAAGGTCTCAACTGAGTCGCGCATGTTGTGCTGTACTTTGCAGTAAAACCTATGGGAACGTCCTGGTGCTGGATGGAGTTATACAgtgcacagagagagacgagTTTTCCTACCAAGAGATGATTGCCAACCTTCCTCTGTGCAGCCACCCCTGCCCCAAGAAGGTATTCTTTACTCACAGATGATTTATTGTGAAAATATCCAATAATCAGACTCCATTACCTAACAAAGATGAGTTATGATTATGTGTCCATTCATGGTAGCTGTCGCCCATCTCTTTGCAGGTGCTGATCATTGGTGGTGGAGACGGCGGCGTGCTAAGGGAAGTAGTGAAGCATCCACTGGTCGAATCAGTGGTTCAGTGTGAGATAGACGAGGTGTGTGTGACAACACTGACAAGGAGTCCAACTTTTCTCCACAGTCTAGAATCTAAACCAATTAAAAACGGTTTGTCCCATACGGCACGTGAGCAATGCCTGTTCATTTCAATGTTGTTTGCTGTGTAGGACGTCATTAATGTGTCCAAGAAGTACCTCCCAGGGATGGCCAAAGGCTACTTCAGTCCCAAGCTCATCCTAAATGTCGGAGACGGCTTTGAATTTATGAAGCAGAACCAGGATGCCTTCGACGTCATTATAACAGATTCCTCAGACCCTGTCGGTAAGTCATCAGTCAGCGCCAGTGTTCATTAAGGTTTGTGTTAATGTCTTTCTTGGCCAACTATTAAAGCTCTGCGTTCTAaatcctctgtctctgctgcaggCCCTGCTGAGAGTCTGTTCAAGGAGTCTTACTATCAGCTGATGAAGACAGCTTTGAGGAAGGGTGGGATTCTTTGTTGCCAAGGTAAATTACAAACTTACTTACAAATGCATTAATGGACATGCGTCTCCCTGCCTAGAAGAACTGATTACCCCACAAACCTCCATCCGCACTGTCAGATCTGGCAACAGTGTGCTCCTTCGGGCCCCCAGTACCAAGACAGtcctaaaaacctttttattcaggaaggctCATGTGTCACTTTTGTTTAGTGATTATTTTcttcgttttttattttatgttttgtttttaactctgtagcactttgcgattcactatgaatgaaaagtgcagtacaataaaaaatattattattattattaaattcaCATTTGAGTACAATTTTAGTTTCCCCCCCTACTGAATCATATCAGCAATCGTGAAAATCTACAGCTGTAAATGTCTTAATTGATAATTCATGCCAGTAGAAACATTGATAGATTGCTAGTTGAAAAGTCAAAAGAGAAATATTCCTGTAAATTTGGAACTACTGCTGCTGAGTAATTGGTCCAAGTGGGCAGGAGGAAAAACCATGTGAAGGTGTTGATGTCTGATGTTGACCATGGTCACCTTTTTTCCTGGTTTGATGTGGAAAGTTGTCTGTAGCTGAACTTTGGGTGACATCGTTTATCAGCAGCTACTAATGTTGCTGTATTTCCACCAATTGCATTACAGCTAGCAATAAGCTAGCTCAAATCAGCCATTTACAGTAGCTTTGCAATGTTGTTACTAGCTGTGTGAATGGAATTTATCAGTTCTTTGTTTGTAGCACTACTTCCTCCTTGCTCCACTTTTCCACAGTTTAAGTCCCCAGTGTGATTCAAATGGTATTGAAATGAGCTGAATCCTGTGCTATCGATTACTGGGATATTCAAGTTGGGGAAAGGCTGACTGGTAATTCCAGTCAGGTGCTGACTCTCATGAAAGCCAAAACTGTGCTGCTGATACCCCACTTACACCCTTTCAAGTTTGCCAACAGCACTGGTGTTACCGGACTTGTTAAATATTGATGGCTTTTATTAACTCCAAAGGAACTGTTCCATTTCCATTTGTCAAGTCTGTCTCTCCCACCTACTTCCAAGATAGAACAATGCCAAAAAAGGCCGACAGGAAATTAACATGCCCTTTCTTGTGCTCTTCTGTCAATTTCCACAGGAGAGTGTCAATGGCTCCATTTGGAGCTGATAAAGGAGA encodes the following:
- the srm gene encoding spermidine synthase; translation: MDNIKDGWFTETCTLWPGQAMSLQVEEVLYHKKSKFQDVMVFKSKTYGNVLVLDGVIQCTERDEFSYQEMIANLPLCSHPCPKKVLIIGGGDGGVLREVVKHPLVESVVQCEIDEDVINVSKKYLPGMAKGYFSPKLILNVGDGFEFMKQNQDAFDVIITDSSDPVGPAESLFKESYYQLMKTALRKGGILCCQGECQWLHLELIKEMRTFCKTLFPVVDYAYCTIPTYPSGQIGFMLCSKNPETNFREPVRELSKDEVESMNLKYYNPEIHGASFILPEFARKVLSEA